Proteins co-encoded in one Strix uralensis isolate ZFMK-TIS-50842 chromosome 2, bStrUra1, whole genome shotgun sequence genomic window:
- the SMPD1 gene encoding sphingomyelin phosphodiesterase, whose product MAPRVQGPGPAPPLSLALALSVALALSGPSGPPPAAGDPLLEAASRWGWRNVSCPVCRGLFGALDLALQLEPTVARVGRVAARLCQDLRLARPEICRQAVQLFQRDVVSAWARSVLRPAEACGLLLGRRCGHWDIFGDWNVSLPDTPKPPVRPPAPPPPGAPTARLLFLTDLHWDRGYTPGSEVACPDPLCCRGPARPGPGGAGFWGDYGKCDLPLHTIEALLAQLPPVATFAAAYWTGDIPAHDVWQQSRQDQLLALRTVTGLLRQHLGHLPVYPAVGNHEATPVNAFPPPYVRGNQSSAWLYDAMAEAWQDWLPPPALQTLRAGGFYTTQVWPGLRLVSLNMNFCSQGNFWLLINATDPAGQLQWLVGVLAAAEQAGEKVHIIGHIPPGHCLRSWSWNYYRIVSRFEGTIAAQFFGHTHVDEFEVFYDEETLTRPVSVAFVAPSVTTYINLNPGYRVYEVAGAYPGSSHAVLDHETFILNLTRANAAPGVRPRWQRLYGARQAYGLPSAFPADWDRLIRRLQDDERLFQRFWFHLHKGHPPHPPCGDACKAALLCALRTARSADPGLCRPLRPALPFPRIQALWRRRRLC is encoded by the exons ATGGCTCCGCGGGTTCagggccccggcccggccccgccgctgtcGCTGGCGCTGGCGCTGTCGGTGGCGCTGGCGCTGTCGGGGCCGtcggggccgccccccgccgccggggacCCGCTGCTGGAGGCGGCGTCGCGCTGGGGCTGGCGGAACGTGTCGTGCCCCGTGTGCCGGGGGCTGTTCGGGGCCCTGGACCTGGCGCTGCAG CTGGAGCCCACGGTGGCCCGTGTGGGGCGCGTGGCGGCCCGGCTGTGCCAGGACCTGCGGCTGGCGCGCCCCGAGATCTGCCGCCAGGCCGTGCAGCTCTTCCAGCGCGACGTGGTGTCGGCCTGGGCCCGCTCCGTGCTGCGGCCCGCCGAGGCCTGCGGGCTCCTGCTGGGCCGCCGCTGCGGCCACTGGGACATCTTCGGCGACTGGAACGTCTCCCTGCCCGACACCCCCAAGCCGCCGGTgcggcccccggcgccgccgccccccggcgcGCCCACCGcccgcctcctcttcctcaccgaCCTGCACTGGGACCGCGGCTACACGCCAGGCAGCGAGGTGGCCTGTCCCGACCCGCTCtgctgccgcggcccggcccgccccggccccggcggcgccggaTTTTGGGGCGATTACGGCAAGTGCGACCTGCCGCTGCACACCATCGAGGCGCTGCTGGCCCAGCTGCCCCCCGTGGCCACCTTCGCCGCCGCGTACTGGACCGGTGACATCCCGGCGCACGACGTCTGGCAGCAGAGCCGTCAGGACCAGCTGCTGGCCCTGCGCACCGTCACCGGGCTGCTGCGACAGCACCTGGGCCACCTGCCCGTCTACCCGGCCGTGGGCAACCACGAGGCCACCCCTGTCAACGCCTTCCCCCCACCATACGTGCGGGGCAACCAGTCCTCGGCTTGGCTCTACGACGCCATGGCCGAGGCCTGGCAGGACTGGCTGCCCCCACCGGCACTGCAGACCCTCCG gGCCGGCGGGTTCTACACGACGCAGGTCTGGCCCGGGCTGCGCCTCGTCTCCCTGAACATGAACTTCTGCTCCCAGGGCAACTTCTGGCTCCTCATCAACGCCACCGACCCTGCCGGGCAGCTCCAGTGGCTTGTGGGGGTCCTGGCGGCCGCCGAGCAGGCGGGCGAGAAg GTGCACATCATCGGGCACATCCCCCCGGGCCACTGCCTGCGCAGCTGGAGCTGGAACTACTACCGCATCGTCAGCAG GTTCGAGGGCACCATCGCGGCGCAGTTCTTCGGGCACACGCACGTGGACGAGTTCGAGGTGTTCTACGACGAGGAGACGCTGACCCGCCCCGTCTCCGTCGCCTTCGTAGCCCCCAGCGTCACCACCTACATCAACCTCAACCCCG GTTACCGCGTCTACGAGGTGGCCGGCGCCTACCCCGGGAGCTCGCACGCGGTGCTGGACCACGAGACCTTCATCCTCAACCTGACCCGCGCCAACGCCGCGCCGGGGGTGAGGCCGCGCTGGCAGCGCCTCTACGGCGCCCGCCAGGCCTACGGGCTGCCCAGCGCCTTCCCCGCCGACTGGGACCGGCTCATCCGCCGCCTCCAGGACGACGAGCGGCTCTTCCAGCGCTTCTGGTTCCACCTGCACAAGgggcaccccccgcaccccccctgcGGCGACGCCTGCAAGGCCGCCCTGCTCTGCGCCCTGCGCACCGCCCGCTCCGCCGACCCCGGCCTCTGCCGCCCGCTGCGCCCCGCGCTGCCCTTCCCGCGCATCCAGGCgctgtggcggcggcggcggctctgcTGA
- the APBB1 gene encoding amyloid beta precursor protein binding family B member 1 isoform X4, which translates to MRVQDTSGTYYWHIPTGTTQWEPPPGLARASGPPSPGNPPAEGPPLSWTGFAPAERFGEGGFWKDPPAEEAQDEPGASDQEPPSPGLSSPGGGAAGAEEDKPGSKRFAVRSLGWVEMSEDELAPGRSSVAVNNCIRQLCLHQRGPPGAWGEGRAMLLLLENQTLKLVDPQDRALLHAQPVAGIRVWGVGRDSGRDFAYVARDQLTQMLKCHVFRCESPAKNVATSLHEVCSQIMAERRSTRVGANGLCTDPSRLVEIPFQASVAALCPVEFPAPKSEVVQKFPVCYLGCVPVAKPVGMDVINAALEAALAAGGRERWTPIVVSVAPATLTITHQQTEAVLCECRVRFLSFMGVGRDVRSFAFIMASAPGAFRCHMVWCEPNAAGLSEALQAACMLRYQKCLDARPQASSSCLPAPPADSVARRVGSSVRRGVQTLLGSLKPRRLGAQTP; encoded by the exons ATGCGGGTGCAGGACACCTCGGGCACCTACTACTGGCACATCCCCACCGGCACCACCCAGTGGGAGCCCCCGCCGGGGCTGGCCCGCGCCAgcggccccccctcccccgggaaCCCCCCCGCCGAGGGGCCGCCG CTCTCCTGGACGGGCTTTGCCCCGGCTGAGCGCTTCGGCGAGGGGGGGTTCTGGAAG gaccccccggCCGAGGAGGCGCAGGACGAGCCCGGAGCCAGTGACCAGGAGCCGCCGTCCCCGGGGCTGAGCTCGCCGGGAGGCGG CGCGGCCGGGGCCGAGGAGGACAAACCGGGCTCCAAG cgctTCGCCGTGCGCTCGCTGGGGTGGGTGGAGATGAGCGAGGACGAGCTGGCCCCCGGCCGCAGCAGCGTCGCCGTCAACAACTGCATccgccagctctgcctgcaccagCGCGGCCCCCCCGGCGCCTGGGGGGAG GGCCGggcgatgctgctgctgctggagaaccAGACGCTGAAGCTGGTGGACCCCCAGGATCGGGCCCTGCTGCACGCGCAGCCCGTGGCCGGGATCCGCGTTTGGGGCGTGGGGCGAGACAGCGGcag GGACTTCGCCTACGTGGCCCGGGACCAGCTGACGCAGATGCTCAAGTGCCACGTTTTCCGATGCGAGAGCCCTGCCAAGAATGTCGCCACCAGCCTGCACGAGGTCTGCTCCCAG ATCATGGCGGAGCGACGAAGCACCCGGGTGGGGGCAAACGGGTTGTGCACGGACCCCTCCAGGCTGGTGGAGATCCCCTTCCAGG CGTCCGTGGCCGCCCTGTGCCCAGTGGAGTTCCCGGCGCCCAAGTCCGAGGTGGTGCAGAAATTCCCCGTTTGCTACCTGGGCTGCGTCCCCGTCGCCAAACCCGTGG GCATGGACGTCATCAACGCGGCGCTGGAGGCGGCGCTGGCCGCCGGCGGCCGGGAGCGCTGGACCCCCATCGTGGTCAGTGTGGCCCCCGCCACCCTCACCATCACCCACCAGCAG ACGGAGGCGGTGCTGTGCGAGTGCCGCGTGCGGTTCCTCTCCTTCATGGGGGTGGGCCGCGACGTCCGCTCCTTCGCCTTCATCATGGCCAGCGCGCCCGGCGCCTTCCGCTGCCACATGGTCTGGTGCGAGCCCAACGCCGCGGGGCTCAGCGAGGCGCTGCAGGCCGCCTGCATG CTGCGCTACCAGAAGTGCCTGGACGCCCGGCCCCAGGCCTCCAGCTCCTGCTTGCCCGCGCCGCCGGCCGACTCGGTGGCCCGCCGGGTGGGCTCCTCGGTCCGCCGCGGCGTCCagaccctcctgggcagcctcAAGCCCCGGCGCCTCGGCGCCCAGACGCCCTGA